The following coding sequences are from one Campylobacter sp. RM16187 window:
- a CDS encoding OmpA family protein — MKKIAIALVAATALFAADSAYNYELTPTIGGVHPEGNLGTNDHAAIGLRVGRNLENSFLDQVELGFNYSNNIKEFGVKGNVARYFVNVIKDFGLTNDLSLYGLVGAGWEDISAKFVDNEDGGFGQYGLGLKYKVTDNFALRLEAVDAIKFEHADHNLFYTLGFAVGFGEKAAPVVVAAPEPKPVMPKAVNLDDDNDGVLNDVDKCPNTPVGVVVDETGCEKVIVLRDLGVNFAFDSYKITPKYLEEIKKVAEFMSENPSYRVVLEGHTDSTGAEAYNLKLSEKRANAVAKVLENLGVSSNKITTVAYGETKPVADNKTKEGRAENRRVEAKFNK, encoded by the coding sequence ATGAAAAAGATTGCTATTGCTTTAGTTGCTGCTACGGCTTTGTTTGCTGCTGATTCAGCATATAACTATGAGTTAACTCCAACTATAGGAGGAGTTCATCCAGAGGGAAATCTTGGAACAAATGATCATGCTGCCATAGGCTTAAGAGTTGGAAGAAATCTTGAAAATTCGTTTTTAGATCAAGTTGAGCTTGGTTTTAACTACTCAAACAATATTAAAGAGTTTGGTGTAAAAGGTAATGTTGCAAGATATTTTGTAAACGTTATTAAGGATTTTGGATTAACTAATGATTTGTCGCTTTACGGGCTAGTTGGCGCAGGCTGGGAAGATATATCTGCTAAATTTGTCGATAATGAAGATGGCGGATTTGGGCAATACGGTTTAGGTTTAAAATATAAGGTTACAGACAATTTCGCACTTCGTCTAGAGGCTGTAGATGCTATAAAATTTGAGCACGCAGATCATAATCTATTCTATACGCTTGGCTTTGCCGTAGGATTTGGCGAGAAAGCCGCTCCAGTAGTTGTTGCCGCCCCTGAGCCAAAACCAGTGATGCCAAAAGCTGTAAATCTTGATGATGATAATGATGGTGTTTTAAATGATGTTGATAAATGCCCTAATACTCCGGTGGGTGTTGTAGTTGACGAGACAGGCTGCGAGAAAGTTATCGTGCTTAGAGATTTAGGTGTAAATTTTGCATTTGATAGCTATAAAATAACACCAAAATATCTTGAAGAGATTAAAAAAGTTGCCGAGTTTATGAGTGAAAATCCAAGCTACCGTGTAGTTTTAGAAGGCCATACTGATAGTACTGGTGCTGAGGCTTACAACTTAAAATTATCAGAAAAGAGAGCAAATGCTGTTGCTAAAGTCCTTGAGAATCTTGGTGTAAGCTCAAATAAGATCACAACCGTAGCTTACGGTGAGACTAAACCTGTGGCTGATAATAAAACAAAAGAGGGGCGCGCTGAAAATAGACGCGTTGAAGCTAAATTTAATAAATAA
- the rpsI gene encoding 30S ribosomal protein S9, with the protein MAKVYATGKRKTAVAKVWIKSGSGKIVVNGMDLNSWLGGHEAIKLKVVQPLLVTKQESLVDVTATTLGGGYSAQAEALRHGISRALAAMDGDFRAVLKPKGLLTRDSRVVERKKFGKRKARRSPQFSKR; encoded by the coding sequence ATGGCAAAAGTTTATGCAACTGGAAAAAGAAAAACTGCTGTCGCTAAAGTTTGGATAAAGTCAGGAAGCGGCAAAATCGTAGTAAATGGAATGGATCTAAATAGCTGGCTTGGTGGGCATGAGGCTATCAAGCTAAAGGTTGTTCAACCTCTTCTAGTTACTAAGCAAGAGAGCCTTGTGGATGTTACTGCTACTACTTTAGGAGGCGGATATTCAGCTCAGGCTGAGGCTTTAAGACACGGAATTTCACGTGCTTTAGCTGCAATGGACGGTGATTTTAGAGCAGTTCTTAAACCAAAAGGCTTATTAACTCGTGACTCTCGTGTGGTTGAGCGTAAGAAATTCGGTAAGAGAAAAGCAAGACGTAGTCCGCAATTCTCTAAACGTTAA
- the rplM gene encoding 50S ribosomal protein L13: MTQITKPNEVKRDWIVLDAEGKRFGRLLTEVATILRGKNKPNFTPNVDCGDYVIIINASKVEFTGNNKAEDKLYHRHSGYFGSTKSEKFGDLVANKPEKLFKLAVRGMLPKTKLGREMIKKLKVYAGSEHPHTAQIAKKEGK; encoded by the coding sequence ATGACACAAATAACAAAGCCAAACGAGGTTAAACGAGATTGGATTGTCCTTGACGCGGAAGGCAAGCGTTTTGGTAGATTGCTAACCGAAGTTGCGACAATACTTCGTGGCAAAAATAAACCAAATTTTACTCCAAACGTTGATTGTGGAGATTATGTTATCATCATCAACGCTTCAAAAGTAGAATTTACAGGAAATAACAAAGCTGAAGATAAGCTATATCACAGACATTCTGGCTATTTCGGAAGTACAAAAAGTGAGAAATTTGGCGATTTGGTAGCCAATAAACCTGAAAAGCTATTTAAGCTTGCGGTTCGCGGAATGCTTCCAAAGACAAAACTTGGTAGAGAGATGATAAAAAAACTAAAAGTTTATGCGGGTAGCGAACATCCTCATACAGCTCAAATCGCTAAAAAAGAAGGAAAATAA
- a CDS encoding RecB-like helicase → MKPFLALEASAGSGKTFALSVRFIALILNGANINEIVALTFTRKAANEMKERVVETFLNLKEKPSELEEISKILNQSKEEILGLRDARLAKFLEGNLKITTFDSFFVMILRQFSLNMGLSSDFKIVSGLENLQRAEFALEISKDKALLKALANLIISAQNSKNSFFDALEMFYDNFGEIKCVQNSKFPSEVAVENSLRNLYEYALKKDASDQALKSFEPKKPIRLLESAFVERDSLNYRTYSKIYSPELDELFWELKANLKLYFDELEAYKLSELNKFLQIYKSVKLALNRRLNSLTFSDVSRLTYELLCKNFDAQVLYFRLDGRINHLLIDEFQDTNVTQYEIMLPLISEILSGYGQNGLGSFFYVGDIKQSIYRFRGGKKELFAKLQDDFKQIKSSSLDTNYRSFAALVKFTNAIFKDKISDFKEQLASTKKDDRILDLRVDSWCEYFVPDSDDYGFLRVVSNDDIVSEVLNQVKFLLENGVKDDDITVLCWKNEDINFISSALESAGINLVSESTSSLLQSPYVRAIVEYAKFCLFKDPIYKLNVEALLDTKIYLLDINPSKPAFLSLNYLAQKLNIDISNIDILRLFELAREFKNLADFIFNLDSFDAVISAKNSVGVKIMTVHKSKGLQFENVIVCDRIGGSKSDSSSFLAEYDVKDGWKIKQNIKKESFDEDFKNLKNRAKELEKEENLNKLYVAFTRAICGLVVIKKSSPDGRNPSFFTAYELKSSQEIVEYLDLKEFTFGQVIPSKKDEIQQVRNSKDIDIIKVARQDIDTKKDSMAKNQNAIYLGLAFHYLFEMTARFDERALWVARSAMFNKFHKFLSDDELEELFLRGLNLIKDEKFIELTTNKKIYKEQPLKFNGSLKQIDLMCIDDNEICIIDYKTSDHSIDENISQITNYRDAISKFYPNLKIKAVLFYTLKNKIQYIEI, encoded by the coding sequence ATGAAGCCATTTTTAGCCCTAGAAGCAAGTGCTGGCAGCGGTAAGACATTCGCTCTTAGCGTGCGATTTATCGCGCTTATATTAAATGGCGCAAACATTAATGAAATTGTAGCCTTGACCTTTACCAGAAAGGCTGCAAATGAGATGAAAGAGCGCGTTGTAGAGACATTTTTAAATCTTAAAGAAAAACCAAGCGAGCTAGAAGAGATATCTAAGATTTTAAATCAAAGTAAAGAAGAAATTTTAGGGCTAAGAGATGCAAGGCTGGCTAAATTTTTAGAAGGCAATCTTAAAATTACTACCTTTGATTCGTTTTTTGTGATGATTTTAAGGCAATTTAGTCTAAATATGGGGCTAAGTTCTGATTTTAAAATAGTTTCTGGCTTAGAAAATCTGCAAAGAGCTGAGTTTGCACTTGAAATTTCAAAAGACAAGGCACTTTTAAAAGCGCTTGCTAATCTTATCATATCGGCTCAAAATAGTAAAAATAGCTTTTTTGATGCGCTTGAGATGTTTTATGATAATTTTGGCGAGATAAAGTGTGTGCAAAACTCTAAATTCCCAAGCGAAGTTGCGGTAGAAAACAGCCTTAGAAATTTATATGAATATGCATTAAAAAAAGATGCAAGCGACCAGGCTTTAAAGAGTTTTGAGCCAAAAAAACCAATCAGGCTACTTGAGAGTGCTTTTGTAGAAAGGGATAGTTTAAACTACCGCACATATTCTAAAATTTATTCGCCTGAGCTTGATGAGCTTTTTTGGGAATTAAAGGCGAATTTAAAGCTATATTTTGACGAGCTTGAAGCTTACAAACTAAGCGAACTTAATAAATTTTTACAGATTTATAAAAGTGTCAAATTAGCACTTAATAGAAGGTTAAACAGTCTAACTTTTAGTGATGTTTCAAGATTAACTTATGAACTTCTTTGCAAAAATTTCGATGCACAAGTGCTTTATTTCAGGCTTGATGGACGGATAAATCATCTTTTAATTGATGAATTTCAAGATACTAACGTAACTCAATACGAGATAATGCTTCCTTTGATATCTGAGATTTTATCAGGATACGGACAAAACGGACTTGGAAGCTTTTTTTACGTAGGAGATATCAAGCAAAGTATATATAGATTTAGAGGCGGCAAAAAAGAGCTTTTTGCTAAATTGCAAGATGATTTTAAACAGATAAAAAGCTCAAGCCTTGATACAAATTACAGAAGTTTTGCCGCTTTAGTAAAATTTACAAATGCAATTTTTAAGGACAAAATTTCAGATTTCAAAGAGCAGCTCGCAAGCACTAAAAAAGATGATAGGATTTTAGACTTAAGAGTTGATTCTTGGTGTGAATATTTTGTGCCAGATAGCGATGATTACGGGTTTTTGCGAGTAGTAAGCAATGATGATATAGTTAGTGAAGTGCTAAATCAAGTTAAATTTTTACTTGAAAACGGAGTCAAAGATGACGATATTACTGTGCTTTGCTGGAAAAATGAGGATATAAACTTCATTTCTAGCGCTCTTGAAAGCGCAGGCATAAATTTGGTATCGGAAAGCACGTCTTCTTTGCTTCAAAGTCCTTATGTAAGAGCGATAGTAGAGTATGCTAAATTTTGTCTTTTTAAGGATCCAATTTATAAGCTAAACGTAGAAGCTTTGCTTGACACCAAGATCTATTTACTTGATATTAACCCATCTAAACCGGCTTTTTTAAGCCTAAATTATCTTGCTCAAAAACTAAATATTGATATTTCAAATATCGATATTTTAAGGCTTTTTGAACTTGCAAGAGAATTTAAAAATTTAGCAGATTTTATTTTTAATCTCGATAGCTTTGATGCCGTAATAAGCGCTAAAAATAGTGTAGGCGTAAAAATAATGACTGTGCATAAATCAAAAGGACTTCAGTTTGAAAATGTCATAGTATGCGACAGGATAGGGGGTTCTAAAAGCGATAGTTCCAGTTTTTTAGCCGAATATGACGTGAAAGATGGCTGGAAGATAAAGCAAAATATAAAAAAAGAGAGTTTTGATGAGGATTTTAAGAACCTTAAAAATAGAGCCAAAGAGCTTGAAAAAGAAGAGAATTTAAATAAGCTTTACGTAGCTTTTACGAGAGCTATTTGCGGTCTTGTTGTTATTAAAAAAAGTAGTCCAGATGGAAGAAATCCTAGCTTTTTTACAGCTTATGAGCTAAAAAGTAGTCAGGAAATTGTAGAGTATCTCGATTTGAAAGAATTTACTTTTGGTCAGGTTATACCTAGTAAAAAAGATGAAATTCAACAGGTAAGAAATAGCAAAGATATAGATATTATCAAGGTTGCAAGGCAGGATATTGATACTAAAAAAGATAGTATGGCAAAAAATCAAAATGCCATATATCTAGGTTTAGCATTTCACTATCTCTTTGAGATGACGGCTAGATTTGACGAGAGAGCGTTGTGGGTGGCAAGATCTGCTATGTTTAATAAATTTCATAAATTTCTTTCTGATGATGAGCTTGAAGAGCTATTTTTAAGAGGATTAAATTTAATAAAAGACGAGAAATTTATAGAGCTTACTACGAATAAAAAGATATATAAAGAACAGCCTTTGAAATTTAATGGCTCGTTAAAGCAGATTGATCTTATGTGCATTGATGATAATGAAATTTGTATAATAGATTATAAGACAAGCGATCATAGTATCGATGAAAACATATCTCAAATAACGAACTATAGAGATGCTATAAGTAAATTTTATCCAAATCTTAAGATAAAAGCTGTATTATTTTACACTTTGAAAAACAAAATTCAATATATTGAAATTTAA
- a CDS encoding PD-(D/E)XK nuclease family protein, giving the protein MIDLNRLFVFTNSRKIRDFNSKFEEQLIPKAITIAEFEKKAVLVKDRFEADSVYLLVLMQRASASVKEAREQLKIPDEFFAFLKNNDYLFSFFKELAIQKKSIEDIKFSDIYANFEEHLAILEAVLNRYKELLEKENLYDDIVLPEIYNLNEDYIREFDEIIIEIDGFLSDFEWEILNQVSSLTTLKIIFQTSKFNKKLVDKISQASGIKNFAEYSKFELNLSDKTLKNIGTINKKREIQTRSFATTSLECAYVMAKASEFIRDGIEPEKIAVILPDESFSKLLAMHDFNRIFNFAMGESFKNTKFFQTIEYIVTAINDKKIVNLDTPNRFEFNEFEFILDSFGVKNELFNKFKNHFEMSCEFSFFKELINEILSLQDDKNVEDLVFEELFYIENLARYFNFTLRQICEIFLMKLNTLKLDDIGGGKINVIGILESRGMKFDGVIIVDFNDDLIPKRSVNEMFLNSKVREKAGLISYIDRENLQRFYYENLINESKKTAICYLVNEEKIPSRFLNEFIAIKDMNFSDDEYAKVLSRVQDGARLRAFDDEVILRHDFFAKPLSFSKLNTFLTCPRKYYYSKILGIKPALMPQDSQNTALGNAVHAALCEYYNKFEKFDLIEFEKILSSKEISPLDFEILMINFEKFAKKEQDRFAQGWRVKACEKELSHSFEGIMLTGFIDRIEERDGEINLIDYKSGSFDKKSLQLPFYEALVGAKCEAFYYDLKSEMELVKSASSLEDLRIELENLKKINKSEINFSRNVGAACRYCEYKIICKGEL; this is encoded by the coding sequence GTGATAGATTTAAATAGACTTTTTGTTTTTACAAACTCACGTAAAATTCGTGATTTTAACTCAAAATTTGAAGAGCAGTTAATACCCAAGGCGATTACTATAGCCGAATTTGAAAAAAAGGCGGTTTTGGTAAAAGATCGTTTTGAAGCCGATAGCGTATATTTGCTAGTGCTTATGCAAAGAGCTAGTGCAAGCGTCAAAGAGGCTAGAGAGCAGCTTAAAATACCCGATGAATTTTTTGCATTTTTAAAAAATAATGACTATCTTTTTAGCTTTTTTAAAGAGCTTGCAATTCAAAAAAAGAGCATAGAAGATATTAAATTTAGCGATATATACGCCAATTTTGAAGAGCATTTGGCTATACTTGAAGCCGTGCTAAATAGATATAAAGAGCTACTTGAAAAAGAGAATTTATACGATGATATAGTTTTGCCTGAAATTTATAATCTAAACGAGGATTATATCAGGGAATTTGATGAAATTATCATAGAGATAGACGGATTTTTAAGTGATTTTGAATGGGAAATTTTAAATCAAGTTTCATCTCTTACCACTCTTAAAATCATATTTCAAACAAGTAAATTTAATAAAAAATTAGTAGATAAAATTTCTCAAGCTTCAGGAATTAAAAATTTTGCCGAGTATTCAAAATTTGAGCTAAATTTGAGTGATAAAACACTTAAAAATATCGGCACTATCAATAAAAAAAGAGAGATTCAGACTAGATCTTTTGCTACGACTAGCCTTGAGTGTGCTTATGTTATGGCTAAAGCAAGCGAGTTTATAAGAGATGGGATTGAGCCTGAAAAAATAGCAGTGATTTTGCCGGATGAGAGCTTTAGCAAGCTTCTTGCAATGCACGATTTTAACCGAATTTTTAACTTTGCTATGGGAGAGAGCTTTAAAAATACAAAGTTTTTTCAAACTATAGAATATATTGTAACTGCAATAAACGATAAAAAAATAGTAAATTTAGACACTCCAAACAGATTTGAATTTAATGAATTTGAGTTTATTTTGGACTCTTTTGGAGTTAAAAACGAGCTTTTTAATAAATTTAAAAATCACTTTGAAATGAGTTGCGAATTTAGTTTTTTTAAAGAGCTTATAAATGAAATTTTATCTCTGCAAGATGATAAAAATGTCGAAGATTTAGTTTTCGAAGAGCTTTTTTATATAGAAAATTTGGCTAGATATTTTAACTTTACGCTAAGACAAATTTGTGAAATTTTCCTTATGAAGCTAAATACTCTCAAACTTGACGACATAGGCGGTGGCAAGATAAACGTAATAGGTATCTTGGAGAGTCGCGGAATGAAATTTGACGGTGTTATTATTGTTGATTTTAACGACGATTTGATACCAAAACGTAGCGTAAACGAGATGTTTTTAAACTCAAAGGTTAGAGAAAAAGCAGGTCTTATAAGCTATATAGATAGAGAAAATTTACAAAGATTTTATTATGAAAATCTCATAAATGAGTCCAAAAAAACAGCGATTTGTTATCTTGTAAATGAGGAAAAAATCCCTTCAAGATTTCTAAATGAGTTTATAGCTATTAAGGATATGAATTTTAGCGATGACGAGTATGCTAAGGTTTTATCGCGCGTGCAAGATGGAGCTAGGCTAAGGGCGTTTGATGATGAAGTGATTTTAAGGCATGATTTTTTTGCTAAGCCACTTTCATTTTCTAAGCTAAACACATTTTTAACATGTCCTAGGAAATATTATTATTCTAAAATTTTAGGAATTAAGCCAGCTTTGATGCCTCAAGATAGCCAAAATACAGCACTTGGAAATGCTGTTCATGCGGCGCTTTGCGAGTATTATAATAAATTTGAGAAATTTGATCTGATTGAATTTGAAAAAATTTTAAGTAGTAAGGAAATCTCGCCTCTTGATTTTGAAATTTTGATGATAAATTTTGAAAAATTTGCCAAAAAAGAGCAAGATAGATTTGCTCAGGGCTGGAGGGTTAAAGCCTGTGAAAAAGAGCTTAGTCACAGCTTTGAAGGAATAATGTTGACAGGCTTTATCGATAGGATAGAAGAGAGAGATGGCGAGATAAATTTAATTGATTACAAGAGTGGAAGTTTTGATAAAAAATCATTGCAACTTCCTTTTTATGAGGCTCTTGTGGGGGCTAAATGCGAGGCTTTTTACTATGATTTAAAAAGCGAGATGGAGTTAGTTAAATCTGCTTCAAGTTTAGAAGATTTACGAATAGAGCTTGAAAATCTTAAAAAAATAAACAAAAGCGAGATAAATTTTAGTCGCAATGTAGGTGCAGCATGCAGATATTGCGAGTACAAAATCATTTGTAAGGGCGAACTATGA
- a CDS encoding FixH family protein, with amino-acid sequence MQDNTKTFWPYAIVLSIIAIVIACIATIMIALKNPVQMDTFYIDRYQNVDENINKIHESQKRFDSKFSVIFNGANIEKHNDFLKAIFEFTVTPKDNKSANLNTQILLTRPETNELNQNLEAIWQNQKLITKSVKLTKKGRWQLLLKLNDGTDTGFYKFEIEAK; translated from the coding sequence ATGCAAGATAACACAAAGACGTTTTGGCCATACGCTATCGTACTCTCCATCATCGCTATTGTCATAGCCTGCATAGCTACGATTATGATTGCGCTTAAAAATCCCGTTCAGATGGATACCTTTTATATCGATAGGTATCAAAATGTAGATGAGAATATCAATAAAATTCACGAGAGTCAAAAGAGATTTGATTCTAAGTTTAGTGTCATTTTTAATGGTGCTAATATAGAGAAGCATAACGATTTTCTTAAAGCTATATTTGAATTTACCGTAACTCCAAAAGATAACAAATCTGCTAATCTTAACACTCAAATTTTATTAACCAGACCAGAAACTAATGAGCTAAATCAAAATTTAGAGGCGATTTGGCAAAATCAAAAATTAATTACAAAGAGTGTAAAATTAACTAAAAAGGGTAGATGGCAGCTGCTTTTAAAGCTAAATGACGGCACCGATACCGGATTTTATAAATTTGAAATTGAAGCGAAGTGA
- a CDS encoding DUF4006 family protein: MENTNRNVFALNGATGMLIATVLLLTILAVLTYLGIKAQQDVAQKPYTIENRSAIEMKSVDNAKHIKIKE; the protein is encoded by the coding sequence ATGGAAAATACTAATAGAAACGTTTTTGCACTAAACGGTGCAACGGGAATGCTTATCGCTACCGTGCTTTTGCTAACTATCTTAGCCGTACTTACCTATCTTGGCATCAAAGCTCAACAAGATGTGGCGCAAAAGCCATACACTATCGAAAATAGAAGCGCTATCGAGATGAAAAGTGTTGATAACGCTAAGCACATAAAGATAAAGGAGTAG
- a CDS encoding cbb3-type cytochrome c oxidase N-terminal domain-containing protein, giving the protein MKWFNLEDNINLLSLIGALAIILLTLLVVGKYVKQIKDRKSEGELSEHNWDGIGEYKNPLPVGWALMFVLTIVWAIWYYLVGYPLNSYSQIGEYNEEVKAMNAKFEKEWVNPDIKTLHAMGEGIFLVQCSACHGITADGINGKAADLSVWGSEQGIVDAIINGSKGLDYPMGEMPPGMADEEGAKAIAAYIAKELSGIKSTKNEALVETGRSLYPVCASCHGDDGKGMDGMSPDLTKYGTSEFVMDVLKRGKKGAIGAMPKFDDGRLNALQQKAVGEYILSLTK; this is encoded by the coding sequence ATGAAATGGTTTAATTTAGAAGATAATATTAATTTACTCTCGCTTATCGGTGCATTGGCTATCATATTGCTTACACTGCTTGTTGTCGGAAAATATGTAAAACAGATAAAAGATAGAAAATCCGAAGGCGAGCTTAGCGAGCATAATTGGGATGGAATAGGCGAGTATAAGAATCCTCTTCCTGTGGGCTGGGCCTTAATGTTCGTACTTACTATAGTATGGGCGATATGGTATTATTTGGTCGGATATCCTCTTAACTCATATTCTCAAATTGGCGAATATAATGAAGAGGTAAAGGCTATGAATGCTAAATTTGAGAAAGAGTGGGTGAATCCTGATATAAAAACTCTTCATGCAATGGGTGAGGGTATATTTTTAGTTCAATGCTCCGCATGTCATGGAATTACGGCCGATGGAATAAATGGTAAAGCCGCTGATTTAAGCGTATGGGGAAGCGAGCAGGGTATAGTAGATGCTATTATAAACGGCTCAAAGGGGCTTGATTACCCAATGGGAGAAATGCCTCCTGGAATGGCTGATGAAGAGGGCGCCAAGGCTATTGCAGCCTATATAGCAAAAGAGCTTTCTGGTATAAAATCGACCAAAAATGAAGCCTTGGTAGAGACCGGTAGATCCCTATATCCAGTCTGTGCATCTTGCCACGGAGATGACGGTAAGGGAATGGATGGCATGAGTCCGGATCTTACTAAATATGGTACAAGTGAGTTTGTAATGGATGTGTTAAAACGCGGTAAAAAAGGTGCTATAGGTGCTATGCCTAAATTTGATGACGGAAGACTTAACGCATTGCAGCAAAAGGCTGTAGGCGAATATATCTTATCGCTTACGAAGTAA
- a CDS encoding cytochrome c oxidase, cbb3-type, CcoQ subunit, with the protein MDVQALREIQGYGFFFFTVFLVVVLYSYCYHLYKSERTGRRNYEKYSNLVLKDDLSDEILESVSTSKNVKKES; encoded by the coding sequence GTGGATGTGCAGGCTTTAAGAGAGATTCAAGGTTACGGATTTTTCTTCTTTACCGTTTTTTTAGTGGTTGTACTATATAGCTATTGCTATCATTTGTATAAATCAGAAAGAACAGGCAGGAGAAACTATGAAAAATACTCAAATTTAGTGTTAAAAGATGATTTGAGCGATGAAATTTTAGAGTCCGTATCTACGAGCAAGAATGTTAAAAAGGAAAGTTGA
- the ccoO gene encoding cytochrome-c oxidase, cbb3-type subunit II, producing the protein MFSWLEKNPFFFAVAVFIVIAYAGVIEILPDFANRARPLEGIKPPTVLELAGKHIYMKDSCNACHTQMIRPFKSETDRYGMYSLSGEYAYDRPHLWGSKRTGPDLKRVGNYRTTDWHENHMLEPTSVVPGSIMPAYKHMFKNNADIETAYGEALTTKKVFNVPYDMEGMPKLGTWEETQAIVKEQAQMIVDEMKNQEVKDAFARGEIREIVAIIAYLNSLK; encoded by the coding sequence ATGTTTAGTTGGTTAGAAAAAAATCCATTCTTTTTTGCCGTTGCTGTCTTTATAGTTATCGCGTATGCAGGAGTTATCGAAATTTTACCTGATTTTGCAAATCGCGCTAGACCTCTTGAGGGTATAAAGCCTCCTACAGTTTTAGAGCTTGCGGGCAAACACATATATATGAAAGATAGTTGTAATGCCTGTCATACACAGATGATTCGTCCTTTTAAGAGTGAGACCGATAGATACGGTATGTACTCTTTAAGCGGTGAATATGCTTACGATCGCCCTCATCTTTGGGGTTCTAAAAGAACAGGTCCTGATCTAAAACGCGTAGGAAATTATCGCACAACCGATTGGCATGAAAATCATATGCTAGAGCCTACATCTGTAGTGCCTGGTTCTATTATGCCAGCCTATAAGCATATGTTTAAAAATAATGCCGATATTGAGACGGCTTATGGTGAAGCTTTGACTACTAAAAAAGTATTTAATGTTCCTTATGATATGGAGGGAATGCCTAAGCTTGGTACTTGGGAAGAGACTCAAGCGATAGTAAAAGAGCAGGCTCAAATGATAGTTGATGAGATGAAAAATCAAGAAGTAAAAGATGCGTTTGCAAGAGGCGAGATAAGAGAGATCGTCGCTATAATCGCATACTTAAATAGCTTGAAATAA